Proteins co-encoded in one Papaver somniferum cultivar HN1 chromosome 5, ASM357369v1, whole genome shotgun sequence genomic window:
- the LOC113279373 gene encoding uncharacterized protein LOC113279373, protein MRKELGKVVVMDSSNASNSNTSNTACGSMLPQSSTQTQNKDPAWKWAKLKDPAFPKKLSCVLCNKEMRGGGITRLKEHITQIRGNVSSCLKASAEVINEIRLADNIKKLKKSHRDDVDAMYRRTKYDEKSDVDTDDEDLDVQEVEKVSNVGSASGSQEVVQSQRKRKFKRHSNCRGPIDSLMQTDHRKTQQATLERNSSPKEKLLKDAWKSISAWMTENSISFNIVRCPSFQEMIYAIAMPAPSYHQIRTNLFKEQLEEMKKFVDTFRVHWKRYGCSIMSDGWTDGKKRHLINFLVNCPKGSVFLKSVDASDRTNDADFIRELVKEVMNDVGKENVVQFITDNGSNFKKAGKDLMLEYPNLFCTPCGAHCVQLMLEELGDKLTRIKTAVILGKRLATYIYAHFQVLCLMRKMTGGDLHRFSKENVGINALKIVTSSTFWEDVDYSCSVLKPLVKVVRLVDIERKPTMPCFYDAMRIARDQLEKNFSEDYDTWAVINACFEKIWKENFNHALHCAAYYLNPSIFYNIETYEMDSNEKYIEIKRGLHTAMERLIPNEDELDQATSELRKYADVVGILGSPSCKRRRTKDQPHDWWITFGGIDVPNLQKFAIKVLSLTCSASPCERNWSTFQNLHSKKRNRIKQQKLNDSFFIQYNKKLQRRYIEIQQYNDDDKANDPIFLEERDENDEWLDLRNLNDLDVLGDNVSFNDLQETAGEERETVGSGGASSSRSKSTFPTDSEYDGYDTDELMLDTEKGLLVVVENDGITQDDDIYDYSNYVD, encoded by the exons ATGCGGAAGGAGTTGGGCAAGGTGGTGGTTATGGATTCTTCCAATGCATCCAATTCGAACACCTCAAACACTGCATGTGGATCAATGCTGCCGCAGTCCTCTACTCAGACTCAAAATAAAGATCCAGCATGGAAATGGGCTAAATTGAAAGACCCTGCATTTCCGAAGAAACTAAGTTGTGTACTTTGTAACAAAGAAATGCGTGGTGGTGGAATTACTAGGCTTAAGGAGCATATCACACAAATCAGGGGGAATGTTTCTTCATGTTTGAAAGCATCGGCTGAAGTTATAAATGAAATTAGACTAGCTGACAATATAAAGAAGTTAAAGAAATCTCACAGGGATGATGTTGATGCTATGTATCGGCGTACAAAATATGATGAGAAGtctgatgttgatactgatgatgaggacctTGATGTGCAAGAAGTTGAAAAGGTTTCCAATGTGGGCAGTGCTAGTGGTAGTCAAGAAGTTGTTCAGAGTCAgaggaagagaaaattcaagagacaTAGTAATTGTAGGGGTCCAATAGATTCACTCATGCAGACAGACCACCGTAAAACTCAACAAGCCACTCTTGAAAGAAACAGTTCACCGAAAGAGAAGTTACTGAAAGATGCATGGAAAAGCATTTCGGCTTGGATGACTGAGAATTCCATATCTTTTAATATTGTTCGTTGTCCAAGTTTCCAAGAAATGATATATGCAATTG CTATGCCCGCGCCATCTTACCATCAGATTCGTACAAATCTTTTCAAGGAGCagttagaagaaatgaagaagtttGTTGATACATTTAGGGTACATTGGAAGAGGTATGGATGTTCTATTATGTCCGATGGTTGGACAGATGGGAAAAAGCGACATCTTATCAACTTCTTGGTGAATTGTCCGAAAGGGTCAGTTTTCTTGAAGTCCGTGGACGCGTCAGATAGAACCAATGATGCTGATTTCATACGTGAGCTTGTAAAGGAGGTAATGAATGATGTTGGGAAAGAAAATGTGGTTCAGTTCATTACCGATAATGGTTCAAACTTTAAAAAGGCTGGGAAGGATTTAATGCTTGAATACCCAAATCTATTTTGTACTCCTTGTGGTGCTCATTGTGTCCAGTTGATGCTAGAAGAACTTGGTGACAAGCTTACACGAATCAAGACAGCCGTCATTCTAGGTAAAAGACTTGCTACATACATTTATGCTCATTTTCAAGTATTGTGCTTGATGAGGAAGATGACAGGTGGAGACTTACATAG attttcaaaagaaaatgttGGAATTAATGCCCTTAAAATTGTTACAAGTAGTACATTTTGGGAAGATGTTGATTACTCTTGTAGTGTGTTGAAGCCTTTAGTTAAGGTTGTAAGACTAGTGGATATCGAGCGCAAACCTACGATGCCTTGTTTTTATGATGCAATGAGAATAGCAAGGGATCAATTAGAGAAGAATTTCAGCGAAGATTATGATACTTGGGCTGTAATTAATGCTtgctttgagaaaatatggaaggaaAACTTCAATCATGCTCTACATTGTGCTGCATATTATTTGAATCCATCCATATTCTACAATATTGAAACTTATGAAATGGATAGTAATGAaaagtacatagaaatcaaaAGGGGACTTCATACAGCAATGGAAAGGCTTATACCCAATGAAGATGAGCTTGATCAAGCTACAAGTGAATTGAGAAAGTATGCTGATGTTGTTGGGATCTTGGGAAGTCCAtcttgcaaaagaagaagaaccaaggaTCAACCTC ATGATTGGTGGATTACATTTGGAGGAATCGATGTGCCTAACCTGCAAAAATTTGCAATCAAAGTATTGAGTCTTACTTGTTCTGCTTCCCCATGTGAGCGAAACTGGAGCACATTTCAAAAT TTGCACTCGAAAAAACGAAATCGCATAAAACAACAGAAGTTGAATGATAGTTTCTTTATCCAATATAATAAGAAATTGCAGCGTCGTTACATAGAAATCCAACAATATAACGACGATGATAAAGCAAATGATCCTATTTTCCTGGAGGAgcgtgatgaaaatgatgaatggttggattTACGAAATTTGAATGACTTGGATGTGCTAGGTGATAATGTAAGTTTCAATGATTTGCAAGAGACAGCGGGTGAAGAACGTGAGACAGTTGGTAGTGGAGGTGCTTCTAgttctcgaagcaagtctactttTCCAACCGACTCGGAGTATGATGGATATGACACCGATGAATTGATGTTGGACACTGAAAAAGGGCTACTCGTTGTTGTTGAGAATGACGGAATTACTCAAGATGATGATATctatgattattcaaattatgttgatTAG